The Anguilla anguilla isolate fAngAng1 chromosome 4, fAngAng1.pri, whole genome shotgun sequence genome has a window encoding:
- the rpl36 gene encoding 60S ribosomal protein L36 — translation MAIRYPMAVGLNKGHPVTKNVAKPKHSRRRGHLTKQTKFVRDMIREVCGFAPYERRAMELLKVSKDKRALKFIKKRVGTHIRAKRKREELSNVLAAMRKAAAKKE, via the exons ATGGCAATTCGGTACCCTATGGCCGTTGGCCTTAATAAAGGCCACCCAGTAACTAAGAATGTGGCCAAGCCCAAACACAGCCGTAGGAGAGGG CACCTGACCAAGCAGACCAAGTTTGTGCGCGACATGATTCGTGAGGTGTGTGGTTTTGCTCCATACGAGAGGCGGGCAATGGAGTTGCTGAAAGTGTCCAAGGACAAGCGTGCACTGAAGTTCATCAAGAAAAGG GTGGGAACTCACATCCGtgcaaagagaaagagggaagagcTCAGCAATGTCCTGGCTGCTATGAGAAAGGCTGCTGCCAAGAAGGAGTAA
- the lonp1 gene encoding lon protease homolog, mitochondrial → MATCTRMLGAWRQGCRDGAGTLFRNKPWALNTGTRHFLRSDVFVTSEQLAAKRLYSTHGASSKPSIGRGRFSNSIASLTGARRFAYPSKWYKVSSVWAGETDIGCRNLINSNQRRYLFGNRGSGGSSFPGEDGEGSSGSGGEEAGDGGDGGAAYAPPQMTALTPMLVPEVFPNVPLIAVSRNPVFPRFIKIIEVKNKQLVDLLRRKVRLAQPYAGVFLKRDDANESDVVESLDDIYTTGTFVQIHEMQDLGDKLRMIVMGHRRISITRQLAVDLDEPPSGTPLEAEQSKAPRRKPKRRKEGSSLTDTAEERVQEAELVIEAVTVPPTSPEILMVEVDNVQHEDFQVTEEVKALTAEIVKTIRDIIALNPLYRESVLQMMQAGQRVVDNPIYLSDMGAALTGAESHELQDVLEETNIPKRLYKALSLLKKEYELSKLQQRLGREVEEKIKQTHRKYLLQEQLKIIKKELGLEKEDKDAIEEKFRERLKDGVVPQHVMDVINEELNKLSLLDSHSSEFNVTRNYLDWLTSMPWGKNSEENLELSRATEVLEEDHYGMDDVKKRILEFIAVSQLRGSTQGKILCFYGPPGVGKTSIARSIARALNREYFRFSVGGMTDVAEIKGHRRTYVGAMPGKIIQCLKKTKTENPLVLIDEVDKIGRGYQGDPSSALLELLDPEQNANFLDHYLDVPVDLSKVLFICTANVTDTIPEPLRDRMEMINVSGYVAQEKLAIAERYLVPQLRILCGLDEQKTSISSEALNVLIRQYCRESGVRNLQKQVEKVFRKAAFRIVNGEESSVQVTVNNLQDYVGKPIFTVDRMYDVTPPGVVMGLAWTAMGGSTLFIETSLRRPREMRDKDGPREGSLEVTGQLGDVMKESAKIAYTFARAFFMKEQPDNDFLVASHVHLHVPEGATPKDGPSAGCTIVTALLSLATDTPARQNVAMTGEVSLTGKILPVGGIKEKTIAAKRAGVTCMILPSENKKDFSDLPDFITEGLEVHFVEQYHQIYNIVFPRQ, encoded by the exons ATGGCCACCTGCACGAGAATGTTGGGAGCGTGGAGACAAGGGTGTAGGGACGGAGCTGGTACTTTATTTAGAAACAAACCCTGGGCATTAAACACAGGCACAAGACATTTTCTCCGGAGTGATGTTTTCGTTACCAGCGAGCAGTTGGCGGCAAAACGTTTGTATTCTACACATGGGGCTTCTAGCAAACCATCCATAGGCAGGGGCAGGTTTAGTAACAGTATTGCATCATTGACAGGAGCAAGGAGATTCGCGTATCCTAGTAAATGGTACAAGGTCTCAAGTGTTTGGGCTGGGGAAACAGATATAGGATGTAGAAATTTAATAAACTCTAACCAGAGAAGGTATCTGTTTGGCAACCGAGGGAGCGGCGGCAGTAGTTTTCCGGGGGAAGACGGAGAAGGGAGCAGCGGTTctgggggagaggaggcagggGACGGTGGCGATGGAGGAGCCGCATACGCGCCCCCACAAATGACGGCTCTGACACCAATGCTGGTACCTGAAGTTTTCCCCAACGTGCCACTGATCGCTGTCAGCAGAAACCCGGTTTTCCCTCGTTTCATCAAAATAATCGAG GTGAAGAATAAGCAACTGGTGGACCTACTCAGAAGGAAAGTCCGTCTAGCCCAGCCCTACGCAGGAGTATTCCTGAAGAGGGACGATGC TAACGAGTCCGACGTGGTGGAAAGCCTGGATGATATCTACACCACTGGTACCTTTGTGCAGATCCATGAGATGCAGGACTTGGGTGATAAACTTCGGATGATTGTCATGGGTCACCGCAG aATCAGCATCACCAGGCAACTCGCGGTTGACCTTGACGAACCCCCATCTGGGACCCCGCTGGAGGCCGAGCAGTCCAAGGCTCCACGCCGCAAGCCAAAACGACGTAAGGAGGGCTCGTCACTGACTGATACCGCGGAGGAGCGTgtgcaggaggcggagcttgtGATCGAAGCTGTGACTGTGCCCCCCACATCTCCTGAGATACTCATGGTGGAAGTAGATAATGTGCAGCATGAGGACTTCCAGGTTACAGAAGAGGTCAAG GCTCTGACTGCAGAAATTGTCAAGACCATTCGTGACATCATTGCCCTTAATCCACTTTACAG AGAGTCAGTTCTTCAGATGATGCAGGCTGGACAGAGGGTAGTAGATAATCCCATCTACCTGAGTGACATGGGAGCTGCATTGACTGGAGCAGAATCGCATGAACTGCAGGACGTTCTGGAAGAGACTAAT ATTCCCAAGCGGCTGTATAAGGCTCTGTCTCTATTGAAGAAGGAGTATGAGCTTAGTAAACTACAACAACGCCTGGGCAGAGAG GTGGAAGAGAAGATCAAGCAGACCCACAGGAAATACCTCCTGCAGGAGCAACTGAAGATCATCAAAAAGGAACTGGGTCTGGAGAAGGAAGACAAGGATGCCATTGAGGAGAAGTTTCGGGAGCGGCTGAAGGACGGTGTGGTGCCACAGCATGTCATGGATGTCATCAACGAGGAGCTCAACAAACTCAGCCTGCTGGACAGCCATTCCTCAGAGTTCAA TGTGACACGGAATTACCTGGATTGGCTGACCTCTATGCCATGGGGCAAAAACAGTGAGGAAAACCTAGAGTTGAGCCGGGCAACGGAGGTGCTGGAAGAAGACCATTATGGGATGGATGATGTCAAAAAGCGCATCCTG GAATTCATTGCAGTGAGCCAATTGCGAGGCTCCACTCAGGGCAAGATCCTGTGCTTCTACGGGCCTCCTGGCGTTGGAAAGACCAGCATCGCTCGCTCCATCGCTCGAGCACTAAACCGAGAGTACTTCCGCTTCAGCGTTGGTGGCATGACGGATGTGGCCGAAATAAAGGGCCACAG GAGAACATATGTTGGTGCAATGCCTGGGAAGATCATTCAGTGCCTGAAGAAGACAAAGACTGAAAACCCCCTGGTGCTTATTGATGAG GTTGACAAGATTGGTCGCGGTTACCAGGGTGACCCTTCGTCTGCATTGCTGGAGCTCTTGGATCCAGAGCAGAATGCAAACTTCCTTGACCATTACCTGGACGTGCCTGTTGATTTGTCTAAG GTACTTTTCATCTGCACTGCCAATGTGACTGACACCATCCCTGAGCCACTGAGGGACCGTATGGAGATGATAAATGTGTCTGGATATGTGGCCCAGGAGAAACTGGCCATCGCCGAG AGGTACCTGGTACCCCAGCTGCGAATTCTCTGTGGGCTGGATGAGCAGAAGACCAGCATTTCATCTGAGGCCTTGAACGTCCTTATCAGACAGTACTGTAGAGAGAGTGGTGTCAGGAACCTGcagaaacaagtggaaaag GTGTTCAGAAAGGCGGCATTCCGCATTGTGAATGGTGAGgagagctctgtgcaggtcaCAGTTAATAACCTCCAGGACTATGTGGGGAAACCCATCTTCACTGTGGACAGGATGTATGATGTCACACCACCTGGAGTGGTCATGGGCCTGGCATGGACAGCTATGG GTGGCTCCACACTGTTCATTGAGACGTCTTTGCGGCGCCCACGGGAGATGCGGGACAAAGATGGCCCCCGGGAGGGCTCGCTGGAAGTTACGGGGCAGCTGGGAGACGTGATGAAGGAGAGCGCCAAGATCGCTTACACCTTCGCCCGCGCCTTCTTCATGAAGGAGCAGCCTGACAATGACTTCCTGGTGGCATCCCATGTACACCTGCATGTGCCTGAG GGTGCCACTCCTAAGGATGGGCCAAGCGCAGGATGCACAATTGTTacagctctgctctctctggccaCCGACACACCAGCACGGCAAAACGTGGCCATGACAGGGGAGGTGTCTCTAACTGGCAAGATACTACCTGTGGGCGGCATTAAGGAGAAGACCATTGCT GCAAAGCGAGCTGGTGTGACCTGCATGATTCTGCCTTCAGAGAACAAGAAGGATTTCTCTGATCTCCCGGACTTCATCACAGAGGGCCTGGAGGTGCACTTTGTGGAACAATACCACCAGATCTACAACATTGTTTTCCCCAGACAGTGA